TGGCAAGTTCCTCTCACAGGCCACTTTCACAGACAAGCTGGAGCGTTGTAACTAGGCAGCTATACAAGGTTTTTTCTCCAATGTAATCTGCTGAGGTTTAGAAGCTTTAAGGCACTTCACGTTTTCATTATTTTTAACCAAATTCAACTCGGGCCAGTTTCCTTTAGCTACAGTTCTCTTTGACAGAGAAAGCCACAGTGGAAATACAGGAGAAATCAGCATATAGTACAGGAATCATCTCTCCTGCCATCTCGTTCCCCCAACAGGTTACATTGCAGCTACAGGAGTTGAGCCACCTTGTTAGTCAGGCTACAGAGTAGACATTTGCCATGCTGCAATTTATTCTGTGTTGTGTTCAGGCTGTTTGTCCTCTTGGCTGGTCTTTTTCTCCCCTTCACCTTTGCGCTCAGCATTTTGAGAGCCAGCCAATTGTGGGTAAAAGGGACCTACCAGCCAGTTGAGTGGTGTGTTGTTTACAAGATAATCCATCACATCATCCAAGGActccttcattttcttcagctgcCCTTTACTGGTTACAATCAGGTTGTCGGACACTTCTCTGAAGGAAGATGCTGAGCGGAAGCTTCTGTAGACGTCTCCTGCCATTGCCCCAACATGGTGCACCTGATCCTGGATGTTTTGTGGCAAGCCTTGAATATTTGACACCAGGGTGAGGCAGGTGGTTTGAAGCTGCTGAGTCAGATTCCGTGCAATTGTGAGTGTGCGTGATTCAATGTGCTAGAAGTAAACCAAGAACAATAGATCTCAGAAAGATGTTCATTTTGTTGGAAGCTTTAATCACCCATAAGCAGATAAGGAACAGGACCTTCATTAGCCAAGAAAGATGGCAATATATGGTCACTTTCACAACCCAACTTGAACTTCAGTGTGGGATATACCTATTCTATGCAACCAAGCCAGGGTGCCCTACAGTCCTCTCAAGCCCATACTGACCAGTGGCTCCCCAAGTGAAAAAAGGGACCTACACAaggcatttttttgttttaatcagaACTACCAACCTAATCCAACTATCAGAAATTAAGCTCTTCTCTTTCCTGTCTTCCCATCCATACAGCTCTATCAAGGTATTTCAAGCATCCCATTTACTAACTAGATCTAACCTTTCTAGGAGGGGAAGAAAGCTCTACTGGGAGCAAATACTGCCTTTCCAGTTCACATCTTCTGCCTTTTCTATACAGTTTATTTAACCTGTGATTGACCAAGGCAGTTAGTGCCAAGTTGTAGTGAGTTTAAGCCTATGGCTCAGTCCTGGACAGCAGCCTTGTCACTGCTGTAATTATGTGGGTCAAGAGGTTAATGCTCTTAACCTTGATGGAGAACTTTCAGCAGGCATAAGTCCTGTAGCAACCAGAAGAGAAAATGATAGGGAACTATCTTAAGGCTGCAAACCTCTGAAGCCTGTGGGCCAGACCCAACCCTTCAAGAAAAAATATTCCATTTTCTCAGCAACAGcaaggaagctgctgctggtagTAGCAGGCAAGTGGCATCCATTATTCTTCTGATCAAAGTGGTTTTATGAATGTACCAAGAAAGCATGTAATGGCTGAATGCTAAAACGTAATCAACATATGCATGCCTGCAATTTAGTGCACACATTCTGGTTCAGCCCACAAGCTACAGGAGTTTTCCTACAAGAGTGTTCCAACTGTTAGTGCTCCTGCTGTGTGTTTCCATTATACAAATCAATACTGGAAAGGGGACACCAGtgcaaaatgaaaaacaaactgaaacttgtGTGCAGGTTTCCTGCAAACACCTACCTCAGCACTACATGACTCATCCTCCTCATTTTGGCCTGTGTTTTTCTTCCATTCTACCCAAGAATTATACAACTTCTGTTGGGCATCTTGGAGTTTCTGATTGGCACTGTTCATATTCCTTCTTGCATATTCAATCTAgaatacacacacatatccttCGTTTGCTGGAGCACTTTTACAACCAAGTCAACTGTTCTCCAGTGTCAAGCTTAGATGTATATGCCCAGCTctagcttttctttttaaagctcccATGGGGAGTGCTAATCATCCTACACTAACCTTCAGAAAGAAGCAGCAAGAATTTTAGTAGTGAATGATATATCTCGttccaaggggggaaaaaactaGAAGTGATTGGAAAGAGAGATATTAAGGGTCCTTGCAGTCAAAAATGGAAATTAGTGTTGATTTCTTTCATGTCAAAATGGAATTGTAATTTGTAAACTCTGTATTATGTAAAAGATTGTATTGCTGATTTGTTTTGCCTtaataaaaaaaaactttaaaaagtaaTTGACTCATGTAATATTACAAAATTTCAATGAGTTTTGAGCTGTGCATTCTTCAGCAGGGGAAAAATGAAACACTTTACAAAAGACAATGAAGATTATCTTCATGGCTTTTTGGAGCAGTGTTATTTCTTAACCCTTTTACCTTGCTGAAAAGTACATAGCTCAAAAACACATTGTGTTTTGGCACCATCCCAGACTCTTCTGAAAAGTGCAGATTTCATAGGCTGGAAAGGTCTTGCAAACCATCTAGGCTAACCCCATTCTTGATGcagaaaatccagagctagaggaTCCCAAACAGCTTCCCAGCCTCCAACCTCCAGCAAGATAAAGACCACCACTCCTCTAATCTGTTCCATACCTCAGACCCTTTTTACCAAGAAACACTTACCAGATTAACAGTGTAATTTAGCTGAGAAATTGTCTCTTGGCTTCTGAGTTTAGCATCTCTAACTTTTATTAAGGCCTGCTGGTAGGCACGTGATCGGACTTTTGAAGACAAAGATCCTAGTCTAACGTAGTAACTTGGCTTCTGAACTCCCACTTCAAATCCTTCTACTTTTGTAGCTTCTTTTTCTGCAGTGAAAGAGTTTCAGTAGTCAGCAACTAGTTAAGACTAGTTTGCAGTACAAAGGGAACAAATGCTTACTATCTTGTTTGTTACTTCAAACCTATTCCCTATAATCCGGAGGCACAAGACTGTCTCCTCCCAGGCAGTTTTGAAAGAGGCTGCCTCAGCAGTAGAGTGCATGCTTTCTATACAAAAGATTTCAGGTTCCATTCCCAGCATCTAAGGTAAGTGGGCCAAGAAAGACCTCTTAGGAAAAAGCCTTTCTTGGAATGGTACTGCAAGTTTGTTGATGCACTGAGCATTGGACCAACCCATATGGGAAACTT
Above is a window of Hemicordylus capensis ecotype Gifberg chromosome 2, rHemCap1.1.pri, whole genome shotgun sequence DNA encoding:
- the PLIN2 gene encoding perilipin-2 isoform X2, with amino-acid sequence MDALSTDAQQNVVSRVANLPLVSSTYDMVSSAYVSTKDNHPYLKSVCEIAEKGVKTITAVAMTSALPIIQKLEPQIAVANNYACIGLDKVEERLPILYQPSDKVVANAMDAVAGAKDAVTTTVTGAKDTVAHTINGVVGKTKGAVQDSVELTKLVVSGSINTVLGSRMVRLVTSGVDTALSRSETLVDQYLPLTEEELEKEATKVEGFEVGVQKPSYYVRLGSLSSKVRSRAYQQALIKVRDAKLRSQETISQLNYTVNLIEYARRNMNSANQKLQDAQQKLYNSWVEWKKNTGQNEEDESCSAEHIESRTLTIARNLTQQLQTTCLTLVSNIQGLPQNIQDQVHHVGAMAGDVYRSFRSASSFREVSDNLIVTSKGQLKKMKESLDDVMDYLVNNTPLNWLVGPFYPQLAGSQNAERKGEGEKKTSQEDKQPEHNTE